The nucleotide window TATAAGGAATATAAAAGCCTGAATAATAATTTATGTGGCCTGTTCCTTCACTCATTGCTCCAATATatatccattatttttttctatttatcaattacaaaacactgatgaaagttACAGGTATAGTGCCTTGATAATTTCCATACCACTGATCAATAAAAGTAATCAACGAAGTgttttttacttagcattatatcgAGCACTTAAACTACTTAAATATCATAGTTTGGCTATAGGGATGCACAGTTCACCTCTAGGAATATTATTTGCTAGAGACGGACCAGATTGGTCCCTCGTGTCTTCTGGGTATGTCATAAGTTAAGGAATACTTGTAAAAAACAAAGTTAGGGAAAAACTGACAAAACCTCCATGTTAATTTTTTAGAAGAGAAATGTCACCTTATTAAACTTTACTAAACTGTATCCCTaatttttgaatttcagagagCAGTAACATTTCTTCCATcatcatcatttcatttaaagagAGGgtattttaacatgaaaaagtagaaaggacataatctcagaataaatgaagttctgtcttattttttttttaattttttttttaatgtttatttatttttgagacagagagagacagagcatgaatgggggaggggcagagagagagggagacacagaatcggaagcaggctccaggctctgagccatcagcccagagcctgacgtggggctcgaactcacgaaccgtgagatcgtgacctgagctgaagtcggacgctcaaccaactgagccacccaggcgcctctgaagtTCTATCTTATGAAGAACTTACTTTattgtctttgatttttctcataCTGTCTGGGCCAGTGAAAACTTCAGCACTTGAATATTTAGTGCTGATCTTATCTAGGGGATAGGATATTTTTGTTGCAAGAGGGCAAAAGTAGGTGATGGGGGTGTGGAGAGAAGATTGctaaattttgtattctttgccaGGTACGTGTACTCTAATATCTAAtaaagtagtttattttttcctgaggATGTGtgttaatataaaatgtttgctCCTCTTCAATTTTACTGAGAACCTACAACGTCTCTAAAAAGATggagtctttaaaagaaaaaaattcactagTCATACTCATACTCCTACGACAGACATTGAAATCGGTGTCCATGTGGAGTGTAAACTATGGTACAGGAAACAAAAATCCCTGTAAGGTTCTGGTTTCTTAAAATTACTCGAGTAGATGACAGGAGAGTGGATTACCCTTGCTTACTTGAAAGgtgctattaaaaatgaaataacccaAAAATGCTTTCACTTTGCAGTAGTTCCCAAATTGGTGGAATGATCCAAACTAAAAATCGGGACATATGACTTGCACagttgatttgtgtgtgtgtgtgtgtgtgtgtgtgtggtgtgtgcattAGGATACTTACTGACTCGATTCATTGGCTTAACCGTTTGCTGAAATATTGAGATGTCAGTAGTTCATGGGGGAAATaggaaagaacatttaaaagCAAGACCTCCCTGGGAAATCTGGGTATATGCTTGGCATTTGATTATTTGAAGTACCTACTCAAAATCACATTAGACAATAGGATGAAATCTGTTCTTCCGTGATGAAATCAGGATAAAGAACATCTGCTTTGCAACAACTGAGTAATGTCACATCTTTTAATGCTGACTTCAGTACCTGCTGGTGGGCACGGTTCCTGGGCCCTGAGCAGCCATAGCTGACAACTCAGTGTGGCTCTGGTGAGGATTATCCAGGAGAggcaaatgtttaaaattatctttctaaGATTGTCCCTGCTAAACCTGTGTATTTTTAACAAAGGTCTCAATTTAGGAAAACCCAggatatttacttttctttgcctttccctcaGTTCCTCATTGTTCCGGCCATTGTGGGCAGTGCCCTCCTCCATCGGCTGTCTGACGACTGCTGGGAAAAGATAACTGCATGGATTTATGGAATGGGCCTCTGTGCCCTCTTCATTGTTTCCACAGTATTTCACATTGTATCATGGAAAAAGAGCCACTTAAGGTACTGTGGATAGCACGCTATTTCAACAGATCAGAATAGTTGACTCAGGTTAGCCTCCCGTACTGGCATGTTTCGTCAGGTTGAAGCAGTAGAGGAGCTAGATGTCTTCTTGCCTTGTATTCAGGAAATTTCCTATGGATTGGACATACTCTGAGGACCCCCATAGGTATCTAAGAAAGCTGGCCTTTCTCAGAAGCCGCCGACAAAACCGCAGTTTCCCCAGGACTTACAATGTGGAATCCTGAGACCTCTTAATGTTGTCGGGTGCGCCAAGGATGCCCCAAGAGCGCAGCAGCTGTGGGGTAGTGACAGAGTGCAGTGAACTTGGAGtcagcccagccctgccacttaccCTTTCGGAAGTCCCCTGACCCCACGGAACCTCTGTGTCTTCATTACTAAAATGAGACTAACAATGCCCGACTCGCAGGGTTCTGTGATAGGTGAATGAGACAGTGCATGCCAAAATCATCTGAAAATTGCAAATGACCAGGACTTTGTAATGTAAGGAGATTTGCTACAGTTTGGGTTTATTGTCTTGCAAAGTTCAGCTTCCAGAATTGGGTGCTGTGTATCTGTTCAAACAGAGTTCACAGATTTTGCTACAATTAGCTGTCAGGTACTTTCCAAACCATACCAAGCCCGTTAGCCTCCCAACGAGGACATAAAAGCATTCCTCCTCTGGGTGAAGGATTAATTTGGGGGAATACAAAAGATGCAGCACACCATTCAGTTGCTTATGGAATAGATTCTGTACAACCCCAAAGCACAACACTTCTTCTCAGAAAAGGAGTATTCCGAGCAGACTTAGAgtactttaaaataatagaatatagcTTTCGGTTTTACAGAAtgtccaaagaaaaaaatctcaaactttCAGACAATCCAGTATTTAAGAACAGGGTTTGAGGTTCGTGAGATGATTACCGGTCTCCTTATGTGTGGAGTCAAGTTTCATAGCAGGAAGGATTCTTAGGGGTCATTAATCCAGACCCCTTAATTTTCACCAAGGGACACTGAGGCTTAGAAGGGGTCTACCTTGCCCAGGTCAGTGACCCCCAGCAGTGTCTGATCATCCCAGGACCTCTGACTCCCAGTCCTGAGGAGTTCTTCACCACACCCTTCTCAGTACTGCTTACAGTTACCAGCCGGCCACCTTTGCCTAGAAGGTGGCAGTTCCTTGGGCCAAAAATGAAACCACAGCATCGGATCATGAGGGCTTGCTGAGGCATACTCACAAGAGAGCCCCAAAAGTACCCGTCTCTCCAGCACACACTGTCACAGAGATCAGAGGCCAGAGCACTTCGTTATTGTCCAGAGCACAACCCAGTGCCTGTGGTTGTCTCGGCTGACTTGGCTTTGATGTCTAGACTTCTGAATCAATAAAGAGTTGTAGATGCATACTTGAGTATTCAGGGCTCTCTCCCAGGGGCCGGAGAAGAAGGTGTAACAGAAACCAGGCTCTCTTGAACCttgaaatagcactgctagaatcATGAGCCACGTGTGGATTTTTGctctgtcttaatttttttatagatCCAAATATAGCCTTAATTtataaaggcaagggaatgagcatttattgagtacctactatgtgctagatacTATGCTAATGAACACATGGTCCACgtgatctcatttaatgctcacacacactctatGATAGAAATGTTGTTATGTCTATTTTCGCTGTGTGGAGAGTAAGGGTCAGAGAAGCCGGTCATGGATCTTGAATAACATTACAGGTCTGACTTTACCTTCTGTACCAAGAGCCTAATAATCTAGAGAGCAGAATCAGAAAGGCCTCAGACCTGGCTAGGAATCACAATCAtccaaagagttaaaaaaataaaataaaataataataataagattcttctcttccctccatcccctACCCCATGTTCTAGCCCTTTTATATATTACAATCTTCTGGACTGGAGTTTGTGACTATTTTataagctccccaggtgatggTGATACAcagtcaagtttgagaagcattaaTGTAGTGTAAGCCTTTGAGACCTGTGACCTAAATTATTTTGCCTTCACTAACATGACTAACGCTAACCGTGACTAAAACGTCCTCAACTTGCTTTGGTCGAcattgtgtgtgtggtgaggcaAAATGTAACAGTAGCACTCCACCAAATCACAGCTCTCACCACTTGGACACTGAAAATGGATTCAAGACGATGCAGTGCATTCACACTTTTAAATCAGTTCAGTAAAGGACAGGTTCTGTCTAATCCATTTGGGGACTAGACCTCAGTGAGCCAGATCTTTGTACACTTCCtgaattttcagttttggaaggagAAACTCATTTAGAAATCCAGGTGGCTATCTGCTTGCAGCAAATATGcctcttaattttttgtttatttgtttttgtttttgtcattgttgttccTAAGTTAGTTTCTGAATTTCCTTGATTACAACTTATCATCTACATTAAGCTATTTGAAGTGAAACATTCTTTGAAGGTATTCTAAAAAGGCATGAAAAACCACTTCACATCCTGCACTATGACAGGGGTTGAGGGGTGGTCTGCCCTCGAGGAGTTTTCTTTCTCAGTTACATAGGctctaaaagaaatggaaaacctcaGAAAAgacaggttttgtttgtttgttttttaaccactTTGGAGTTCCTGATTACTGTATCTCCTATATGGTGAGTATCGCATGTGCAAGCTTGAGTCATGTAAAGCTTTTACTTGTAGcttcataatattaaaaatacctttgaaaGCCAAGTTATAACTGCCCCAAGGAGCTAGAACAGGAATGGAAATTACAACACCTTGGAGTGATAACCCATGCTGCCAGTCTGAAACTTTTCTGAAAACTTGCTAACTTGTTTTTCCCCCACTAGGACAGTGGAACATTGTTTTCACATGTGTGATAGaatggttatttatttcttcattgctgCTTCTTACGCTCCATGGTAAGATAccttctttctatttttgaagGTAGCATTTTGGGGATAGAATTtctgtcccccttccctcccttcctcgggtccctgccccagcccccatgcatatgccccccctccccacccccacctcctgccagtacacatgcatacatgcttttttaaattttttatttacttgggtcagATTGCAGATTTTAAGGGGAGAATGTTACTGCTGTTCAGAATACATACCTGGCACTGGGTTATTCAAGAGGAAGCGCTAAGAACTTGTTCATAGGTAGCATTCTGTCTTTTGAAATATGTCACCCTTGCTTTCCacattctttttctgcttttgctgCTGTTCATAATACTTGGACATCTAATTGTTTACGTGGAAATGCTGTAAATATGTGTGAGGAAAACAAGCTCGCTtttgaaatttatcattttcaattCACTTCACAGCATGGTAGCTACTGTATATGGAGTACATGTCTCACTTCTTTAGCTTATATGAgtagaagaactaaataaattagCTGCTTAAAATATCTAGTATTCTGGCGCAGTGGGTGGAGCGTGTGACTTTTgacctcagggctgtgagtttaagccccgcactgggcatacagattatttttttaaaaatgatatattaaaaaaaaaaaaatacctagtattctcttcattttttttttttttaatctttctgctCTTTTGGTACAGATCAGGTAGAATCTGTTGTTGCCTTGAAACCTAAATTAAAGGAACATTCAATTCCCTCTATGAAGACATTATCTAGTTTTAAACACTCAGAAATTCATGTTGTGCCATGAACTGCTAGAGTCACTAGAAACAACAGGCCTCTACATTCTGACTTACGCAGCAtccatcattaaaaagaaacctaATTGTCTGTTGGAGTAAAAAGTGTGTTCCCTCTCTAATACTTGTCACTAAATTATAGGTCTGTATCATATTGGAGCGAGAACAGTTACAGGCTTTGGGGAAGTGCTCCccaatttaagtaaataaaattttttaaagttggctGAGGAATCAAATATTACAGTAAGGAACTTGTTTTCATGTAGTTTTCAATAGGCAGGTGGTGCCTTTTCCATCTGGAAATAATCGTTTTGTAGTCGTAGCCAATCAGAATAACGTTTGGTTTTCTTCTCATGTCCATTCTTAATATGAAATGAGTACAAATGAATTTGCAGCATCTTAAAACTCAAGCTTTACAAGAGTCCACAGTTAAAATTCTGGCAAAATGTCTTTCATAACATACGTTGGGCTAATTCATGTTCTCTCTTGGCCGAGAGATTGGTAATGCAAATACTTGGTCTGTGTATTAGGTATCCGCTGTGGGTATGTGATCCTGGCTCAGGATTTTGTTCAGGGTTCTCATTAAGCTCTGTAACCTGTCCGCTTGCAGATACATTATCAGAATTAAGCTAATCTGACAGCAGTCTGCCTTATAAGGCAAGTCAGGCATCACAGGTGTGATGGGACTCACTTCATACCTCCTTTTAGctggttctatttttaaaccaCATTGGAACAATTCGAAGTCTTAAAGGTCAACTgacaattttatctttattaattttgccCAAACTGCCTAACTACTTCCGTGGCATGTTGAATGCCTTTTCCTCCTGGTTTTATGCTAGCGCTTGCTCCCCCAGTTTTCAGGCCTAGAGGAAAACACGGGTCCTGTGAATTCCCTTCATTTATCACTTCTGTTCTTTGTTgtcatgtttacattttttaggtTAAATCTCCGTGAACTTGGACCCCTGGCATCTCATATGCGTTGGTTTATCTGGCTCATGGCAGCTGGAGGAACCATTTATGTATTTCTCTACCATGAAAAGTAAGAGAACGTAATTTACATttgatagtttaaaaattaactgCCTAAATTTTATCGACATTACAACATAATTTGCTTTATATTTGCACTTCAAAATAgtagaaatacataaatagaatatatattgcTTTTAACAAATCTTTGAAACCATTTGGTATTCATTGTTGGTAGACAGATTGCTGTGGAAAGAACTGAATGGCACACGTGTGACAGGAAGCAGTTGAGGGACAATCCTCAGGTGACTGGCCTTATCAGCGAATTTAGCCTTATTCTCTGTAATCTACGCTTAGCCCATGAGAAAAGTAATTGCTTCTCAAGCTTTCTGTGAAGATTGAAGATAACAGATAAGAACAACACTTATCTAGACAGGAACCCAGAAGATGTTCCAAACTAAGCTTCCCTGAGAAAGGGGATATTTGGAGAGGCATCCTAATCACAGGGCACATTATTTAACCCATTATTCATTGCCCATAGTCAGAAATGTGAAGCAATATAAAAAGGAAAGCCTATTGAGATTTAGCATCATGGCTCTAGAGGAGACCTGCAAAGTCATCTATTCCTGCCTCatggttaaggaaaaaaaaaatgagaacatttagGATGTGCATCAAATTAGCGATTCATGTAGAATTAGGACCCAAGTGTCCTAGTTCTTGTTCCATGGCTCTTTTCATTACTTCAGATGCCTGAATTTGAGAAACCCACAAGCATGAAATCATTGTCTTTGAATACAGTTTATTAGCTTACCTGTTGTTTTTGGCAGAATGGCTCTCAGAATTGAACATGTTGTATTTATCACAAAGTAttaagttattttctcttttcagaagaaaatggtAGTTTTCACTAACTTCTGACTTTGAAATTcacttaaatgcattttttactACAATTAGCAGTTCTGAGTGGTGTTATGTAGTGTATATAAATCCAAGAGAACAGTTTGCTTCTTGGGCCTGCACCCCTAACTTACATCCTTGGATAAAATAGAAAGTAGAGTAAAACAACTATCTTTTCTCCTATTCCAGGCTTCCTAATATAAagcaaacccacaaacccattCTTCCCCAGGTCCCTGATAAGGTTGCTTCATGGTGGACTCTTGAGTATAAAACATGGAGAATGAGATGTGAGTCACCTATGGCCATTCGGTTGGGCAGATATTAGGGAGTGCCtaaagtgccaggcactgtggtaggcTTTGCACATCCAAACATAAATGAAATTTGGCCCCTGCCTCCAGGGAACGTAGAGCCTCCTTTGATTAGGCTGAAATGCAAGTTAAATTTCAGTGGAGTATATTTCTTAGTGTTTTCGGACATTCTGTAGCCTCATGGGATGAGCCTTACAAGTTGGGAGTTTGTgcagatgaaaaataaagagacagaaaactacATGCTCTTCATTCCTTAGGgctcctgcccctctgccactgaTAAGCCTGGCCCCATATGGCATCCCTGTCCTGTCCATCATGATAATTTCAGCTTCTTGTAGCTGTGGATTGGGGCAGTAATGAGGGCAAACACTGGGAGATTGGAAGCGGGAAAATGCATGGTGGATTGGATGCAACAGTAACTCCTTTTGGCagaaaacattttccaagttGCTAATGGAGTTTGATGCTATTTCAGTCCTGAGAGGAATGCTAGTTCACTCACTCAACTATAGTGTTTTAATTAGAGCCCTAATGGTCTACTGGGAAAATATGGTTCATTGGGATAGTTGAagactttgcatttctctttcaaaagaaaaaagggaaagctgGTATGGGACTGGACTAGGTATTATAGGAATACATAAAATGAACTGCCTTTCTATCCTGCAGGTATAAGGTGGTTGAGCTCTTTTTCTATCTCACAATGGGGTTTTCTCCAGCTTTGGTGGTGACATCAATGGTAAGAAATGGCTTcataattttagttatttcacctaatttcctttttaattgctGGGATTCTTCATGTGTGTATAGATACGAtatgtagtttttctttctgaaattatgACGTGTCCATTAACTAGAGACTCCAAAGAAAAAGTATGTAAATAGCAAAGCGCCAACAATGTGTTTTAGCTACTGTTTGGAGTTTAGAGAAGTTCTACACTGAAGTGTGTTTCTTTCCATATGGTAATCTTCTGTATGTGTTTCTTTGGATAACCTCATGGGTTATGTTATCTTTTGGATAACCATAACCATAACCCATGAGGTTATGGGTAGAGGGGTATTTCTGCCCGAAATGGTGTCTTAACCCTAAATCCACAGAAGAGGgtaaatttttttatgtcttaaaatgaaaaaactataAATTACTGACTTTTTAAATCCTAAGAATTAGAGGGACCAGAAGAGCTCAGTTgtgtgaacattttatttaatatttcccaAAAGTCttcacttttacttttctttcacttGGTTTTAAGtcagattatttctctttcttataaaagtgtttttttattttaactttgcttgaaattttcttttattttttttttaatatttatttttgagagagagagagagtacgagcaggggagggcagagagagagggagacacagaatccgaagcgggctccaggctctgagctgtctgtacagagcctgacgcaggactcaaacccatgaaccatgaggtcatgacctgagccgaagttggatgcttaaccaactgcagcTCCTGGGCAGCTGCCCAGGAGGCCctatctgttaatttttttttttaagtttatttatttattttgagagagagagacagctcgagtctgggaagggaagagagaaagaattccaagcatggtctacattgtcagtgcagagcccgatgcagggctcaaactcatgaactatgagatcgtgacccaagctgaaatcaaaagcagatcttaactgactgaaccacctggggcACCCCTCTGtcaatttgaaagaaaaacagcattATGGCCTTGTGATCCCATCCAACTGGTTACTTTGTGCCATTAGCTTAGTACCATCAGCTCCAGTATCCTACGCTCTACACTGTTTGGCATAGCCACTATGTTGTTAATTAAGGAACTCACACTGTGTCCAGTTTGAATTCTTTTCTCAGTCTATAGAGGTCAGAAGACTTGTATCTACCGTTTCACTCCTGAGCTCATGGGCATATTATAAGAATGTACATAGGTCCTGACCTGGTCACCAAAATACCTGTTAAAGGTTTAGGAGTTACAGGTTTGCTTGCTGTTTTCAGTAATATGTCTTATGAGAATGTCACAAGTTGTGTTTCTTTAGGATTAAAGAGCTTTATGGTAGCTTTAATAATTACCTAGCATTAGAAATCCATATAGTTTAGTTGGTAAAGGTAACAGGGAGTAGTGAGGGGAAGGAGATGaataatggaaatgagaaaatctgCCTTGCAGGCCATCTCGTTGGAGGGCAAATCAGGACACCCAAAACAGTTTAAGCAAGGTCTGTATGTGTAGGTTACTAATCACTAGTGTAGGACATCAAATAAATTCCCTCTGGCTACCATAAGAGCAGGTTTCTCCAGTATTTTTACTAGCCTAAATCTTGGCATTTTCACAAGTTGTAGAGTAGTCAGTGACTAATGTTTATGATAGTAAAACAGGATAATCCTCGCATTTCCCCCCATAGACCTTAGCACCAAGCAGGAAACTACAATTCATGTTCAATAAGAAACTATCTTGAAGTTTTTATGTCTTTGGGGAAAGTGTAGGCTGCTGTGGGAGCACATGAGCCAAGCACCAGAGGAAATGGTGTTCAAGCTGattcataaagacaaaaaagGGCCTAGAGATAGTAAGGATGATACAAGTGGAATAGGAAAGAATACAGCATGAAGGGAGCCCTGAGAGGAGAAAGCACTAACACCTTTGAAGAATTGAAAATAGTTCATTGTTCGGAACATGAGGGTGTGCACCTGTTTGAGTGTGCCTCTGGGCATGAGGTAGGTAAGTATGCAGGTAGCACAAGTCTTGTGATAAAGCTGGAGAGCTAGACAGAGACCAGATCAAAAAGAAACTCATAAGCCATATGAACTAACAACAGTAAGACTGGACACTCTAAGCTTTGGTTCTGGTCAGAACCAAATGACTTATTCTTATGCCATAAAGAATgatataaaactggaaaaagtagATGAAACAACTGTTTCTTGGTGTTGGACTGCAGACACAGGACTGTATTCCTTTAGGGAACAGAAACCAAAACATGAGCTTCAAATTCGCCCCAGTTTTCTCCCTGGGGACACTTTCCAAACTGCGACAAAAGAAAGGGGAGCCAGAAAGCAGCAGTCAGcgtggaagaaacagaaatcagcATTTCAGCTACTGAGCCTGCTGCAGTTTTGGGGTAGGATCCTGGAAAGGAGGGAGCTTCACAGAGAGGCATCTCCAGAAATCTACAAAGGGGTTTCCCTGAATCCTTGCCCAGATACTAAGCTGGATTTGCACAGGGCAAGACTCTGCATGCCCAGGTCAAGAGTAGCTATTGAGATTCCAGAGGTGCCTGGTGCTGGAAGATATCAGGGTCCAACCAGCCAGAGTGGCCATGCTGAACAGCTCAGGTGTTCAACCGAACCTAGAAAGGTGACCTTCATGTCTTAGGAGAACTGCTCTAGGTCTTGAGTGAGGACTGCCCTGGAATTGCCACAACAAATATACCTGATCCTCTGTACATAAACTGCCTACAGAACAAAACTCAACATTCCTAAAAGGAAGACCACAGAATCTGTACTCCAACAGCCTGCGTCCATTTATTCAAACAAATATTACTAGataaacaagaaacaagaaaaggtgACACCACACACCTAAGGAAAAACAAGTCAATAGAAACAGATCCAAAGAGGACAGAGATGTTGAAATTTACGTACAAGGACTTCCAAACATAATGAGTAAACAAATGAAGAATCTCAGAAAAGATATGGAACTATAAAAAAGGAACCAAGTGGAAATTCTAGATTTGAAAATgatatgttaagaaaaaaattcattggaGGGTTTAACAACAGATTAGATACTGCAAAAGAAGAGATCCATGAACTTGAAAATGCACAGACATGCTACAGGCTGGGGGAAAATACAGCGGTTGCTTTCTCTATATGTATCTGGTAAAAGacatgtatatgaaatatataaaacactccaAAGGAGTAATAGTcctataaaaatgagtaaaacacttgaacaggcacttcacaaaGAAATGTACTCAAGTATCCAGTAGGCCCTTGAAAAAGTGCCCAACACCATTAGTCATcctggaaatgaaaattaaaacctcaGTGTGCTACCAGAATGTATCCCGTAGAACTGttaaaatcaaaaagactgacaacaccaaattctAGCAAAGATGTGAAATAACTGGAGCCCTAATTCATTGTTCCGGGGAGTATAAAATGGTATAACTATTTGGAAAATTGTTTagcagtttattataaaattaagcaTAAACTTATGACTCAACAGGTACTACccatcagaaatgaaaacatatacagAAAGACCTCCATAAGCCCCAGATGGGAAGAATTgataaacaaattataataaataaatcaagggaATGCTAAGtgataaaaaggaaggaatgattGATATACATAAGCACATGCAGGAATCtcacaaatacaaaaaaacagacataaaaatatacatacattataattccatttatgtgaagttcTAAAACAGATTTGGTCTGTGTTAATGCAGTAA belongs to Acinonyx jubatus isolate Ajub_Pintada_27869175 chromosome E1, VMU_Ajub_asm_v1.0, whole genome shotgun sequence and includes:
- the MMD gene encoding monocyte to macrophage differentiation factor isoform X2 → MDKLHCLFPSRTCCAMVFTEPQTVMGFSQTCSSLVLEANLALSMRDYLKSHGTDRINQHPSENMARVWVGFGESLTYTLKWKNASWFSLCTCFHRVGPKGSVEYGFMNHRAPANGRYKPTCYEHAANCYTHAFLIVPAIVGSALLHRLSDDCWEKITAWIYGMGLCALFIVSTVFHIVSWKKSHLRTVEHCFHMCDRMVIYFFIAASYAPWLNLRELGPLASHMRWFIWLMAAGGTIYVFLYHEKLPNIKQTHKPILPQVPDKVASWWTLEYKTWRMRCIRWLSSFSISQWGFLQLWW
- the MMD gene encoding monocyte to macrophage differentiation factor isoform X6, whose protein sequence is MRFKNRFQRFMNHRAPANGRYKPTCYEHAANCYTHAFLIVPAIVGSALLHRLSDDCWEKITAWIYGMGLCALFIVSTVFHIVSWKKSHLRTVEHCFHMCDRMVIYFFIAASYAPWLNLRELGPLASHMRWFIWLMAAGGTIYVFLYHEKYKVVELFFYLTMGFSPALVVTSMNNTDGLHELACGGLIYCLGVVFFKSDGIIPFAHAIWHLFVATAAAVHYYAIWKYLYRSPTDFMRHL